DNA from Paraburkholderia sp. BL10I2N1:
CTGTCCGGCGCAGCGCAAGCAGGCGTTGTGGCATTTTGCCCAGCGCCGCGCGCTTGATATCGATGGCCTCGGTGAGAAGATCATCGATCAGCTGGTCGAACAGAATCTCGTCCGCACGCCCGCAGATCTGTTCAACATCGGCTTTTCGACGCTCGCGGCCCTGGATCGCTTCGCGGACAAGTCGGCACAGAACCTGCTCGATTCGCTCGAAAAGGCAAAACACACCACGCTCGCCCGTTTTATCTATGCGCTGGGAATTCGCCACGTCGGCGAATCGACGGCGAAGGATCTCGCGAAGCATTTCGGCTCCCTCGATCCGATTATGAACGCTTCGGTCGAAGAACTGCTGGAGGTTAACGACGTCGGGCCGGTGGTCGCCGAATCGATTCACCAGTTCTTTGCGGAAGAGCACAACCGCACCGTGATCGACCAGTTGCGCGCGTCAGGCAAGGTGACGTGGACGGAGGGGCCGCCAGCGCCGAAAGCGCCGCAAGGCGTGCTGGCTGGCAAGACGGTTGTGTTGACGGGTACGTTGCCAAGTCTCGCCCGCGAGGAAGCCAGGGAAATGCTCGAAGCGGCCGGCGCGAAAGTGGCGGGATCGGTGTCGAAAAAAACCGACTACGTGGTGGCCGGCGCCGAAGCGGGCAGCAAGCTCGCCAAGGCAGAGGAACTCGGCGTCCCCGTACTCGACGAAGATGGTATGCGCAAGCTCCTGGAGGGGCATCTGACATGATCCGTGAAATCCTCAAGATGGGCGATCCGCGCCTCCTGCGCATCGCCGCGACGGTCGAGCATTTCGATACACCCGAGTTGCACGAGCTCGTCAACGACATGTTCGAGACGATGCACGATGCAGACGGCGCGGGGCTCGCTGCGCCGCAGATCGGCGTCGATCTGCAGGTGGTGATCTTCGGTTTCGGCCAGAACGAACGCTATCCGGACGCGCCGCCGGTGCCGGAAACGGTGCTGATCAATCCGGTCATCACACCGGTGTCGCTGGACACGGAAGAGGGGTGGGAAGGTTGTCTGTCCGTCCCCGGTCTGCGCGGCGCGGTTAGCCGCTTGACGATGATCCGGTATCACGGCTTTGACCAGTTCGGCAAGCCGATCGATCGGGTTGCCGAAGGCTTCCATGCACGGGTTGTCCAGCATGAATGTGATCACCTGATCGGCAAGCTGTACCCGATGCGGATCACGGATTTCTCGAAGTTCGGCTTTACCGAGGTGCTGTTCCCGGATCTCGATCCGAACATCGACGAGTGAGGTGCGGTTTCTACCACACTGGCTGCATGCTCACCAGGCAAAACGCCCGCATTTGCGGGCGTTTTGCTTCGACTGACAGACAACGACGCGGGGCGACGAACGACTGGCTCAGAACGACTCATCCGCGTCCAGATAGCGCCATTGCCCTTGCGGCAGCGCGCCGAGCAATACGCGACCCATCCGCACCCGCTTCAGGCCGACCACTTCAAGTCCGACCAGTTCGCACATGCGGCGGATCTGGCGCTTCTTGCCCTCGCGCAGGACGAAGCGCAACTGTTCACCGTTCTGCCAACTCACTGTCGCCGGTTTGAGCGGCACGTCGTCGAGCGACAGGCCGTGACGCAGCAGGGCGAGACTTTCGGCGGGGAATCTCTGGTCGATATCCGTGGTCTGCTCGCCCCACGTCACGCGTACCAGATATTCCTTGTCGACATCCGAATGCTCGCCGATCAGCTGTTTCGCGATGCGGCCGTCCTGCGTGAGCACGAGCAGGCCGGTGGAGTCGATGTCGAGACGGCCGGCAGGCGCGAGCGCGCGCAGTTGCGCGGGCGAAAAGCGGATATTCGACTGATCGCCGTCCCAGTGGTTTTCCGGCGTGACCAGTGTCACCGCGGGCAGATAGTCGTCCTCGGCCTGTCCCGACACATAGCCCACCGGTTTGTGCAGCAGGATGGTGACCTGCTTTGCCTGAGCCGCCTGGGCTGCCGGGTCGATCTCGATATGCTGCTCCGGACGGACCTTGGTGCCGAGCGTGTCGATCCTCACGCCGTCGACAAGTACCCAGCCTTTCTCGATCCATTCGTCCGCTTCCCGGCGAGAGCACAGACCCAGTTCCGACATGCGCTTCGACAGGCGCAACACGCCCGGTTGGTCGTCGTATTCACGTTCGACGGCATGCGAAGCGGCTTGCGGGGCGCGTTCCGGTCTCGTTGCGGTGGAAGGTGCGCGTCGTGCCGGTTTGTCGTCGCGTGCCGGGCGCTCCCGATCGGCCGGGCGGCGGGCGTAGGCACCGGTGGTGTCGCCCGTGCGGGGGGCGCGCGGCGAAGCGGAGCGGTCACCGCGATCGCTGCGCTCGATACGATCGCCCGAACCGCGCCTCGCGGACGTGCCCGCTGTGCGGTCGTCCCGCGCGGGGCGTCCGGACCGGTCCGCATAACCGCTTTTCACCGGCTTCGCGAAGGTGCGCTCTCCGCCCGGGCCTCGCTCGGACGAAGGACGCTCCTTCGGGAACGACGGACGATCGTCATCCTGGCGACGGCCTTCGGCGCTGCGTGCCGGGCGGTCCGAATCGCGACGCGCGCCGGGTACTCCGCGATTCGCTCCGAACTTCGGGCGCGCGGTTTCACTGCGATCGCGCGATTCGTCGCGTTCGCGACGCGCGGGCCGCTCGCCGTGTGGGCTGGCATCAGCCGAGCGGGCGGGGCGGGGCGAAAACGGACGCTGGGTCTCGTCCGTGCCGCGGGCGCCACTGTACGGCCTTTTTGCACCGTCCTCGCGGGGCGCGCGCGCCGGCCGGTCGCTACGATCTCGCTCGCTGTCAAAACGGCGCGGTGCGCGTTCGCCACTGCTTCGCTCGCTGTCTGCACGACGCGGTGGTCGATCCGCACGGTCGCGGGCACCGGCGAAAGAACCCGCTGCGCGTTCGCCACGCTCGCTGTCTCCCCGTCGGGGTGCACCGCCAGCGCCTTCACGGCGCGGCGGGCGATCTGCCTGCGAACGCCGCTCGGTGCGTTCGCCAAGAGTACGTTCGCGCGGTGCGCTGCCCTCGGCGCGTGCAGGCCGATCGCCAGCGCCGGCGCGCTTGCCGCCCGCCGCTGGAGCGCTCGTGCCGAAAGACCGCTTCGCTGCGCCAGCAGGGGCTGCCGGGCCGCCACGACGTGCGCCGCCGCTTTCAGCGCCTTTTCGGGCGCCGGCTCCCAGCATGGACGTCGGCTTGGGGCCGACAGGCTTCGACTTGCTGCGTGCGGCAGCGCTGCCGGAGCGAACGGGGGCGCGATCGGCAGTGGCCGGCCGCGGGTGCTTGGCTGTCAGTTTGACTCGCATGAAATCTCACACTGCAATCGCGCGCAGCAGTTCGGTCTCGACCTGAATTTGCAGGCGGTTGTCCGAGAGGCCGCGACCGTCCAGCAGAAACACGTCCTCGACGCGTTCGCCGAGCGTATTGATCCGCGCCGCATGGACGCCGACCCGATGTTCCGCCAGCACGCGCGCGATCGAATAAAGAAGGCCTGGCCGGTCGTTCGCAGACACGGACAGGATGTAGTACTGGCCACGCTCGTCAGCCCGAAGGTCGACGCGCGGCGTGACAGGGAAGGTCCGCGACAGGCGCGAAAGACGCCCCTTCGACGGTTCCGGCAGCAGCGGGCCTTCGCCCGAGAGCCGCGCGGTGAGTTGCTGCTCGACCAGATTGGCAATGTCGCGATAATGCACGTCTTCCTCGGCATGTGCGACGAGGAAGTTATCCAGCGCGTAACCGTGCCGCGTCGTGCTGATGCGCGCATCGAGCACCGACAGCGCGTTCCGGTCGAAATAGGCGCAGATGGCGGCGAACAGATCCGGCTGGTCCTTCACATAGACGAGCACCTGCAGCCCTTCGCCGATCGGCGAAGGACGGGCACGGACGATGGGAACCGGCGTTTGCACGTGCCGATAGAGCACACGCGTCTGCCAGGCGATGTCGGCGGCGTCGTGGCGCAGAAAATAGCCGACATCGAGTTGATCCCACAGTGCGCAGTGGGCGTTCTCTGGCACCGTTTCGAGCCTGAGCAGCGCAACCGCCTTTTCCTTGCGCGCTTTCAGTTCCGAGTGCGCATCCGGGCGCGCGCCGCCGAGTACGGCGAGCGTCTTGCGGTACAGGTCTTCGAGCAGCTTGCCTTTCCACGCGTTCCAGACCTTCGGGCTGGTGCCGCGAATATCGGCGACCGTCAGCAGATACAGGGCCGTCAGCCGCCGCTCGGAGCCAACCAGTTCCGCGAATCGCTTGATGACCTCAGGGTCGCTCGTGTCCTGCTTTTGTGCCACCTGACTCATGGTCAGGTGGTGCTGGACCAGCCAGACGACGAGGTCGCCGTCGGCGCCCCCGACATTGTGGTCGCGGCAGAAGCGGCGGGCATCGGCCATGCCGAGGGTCGAATGGTCGCCGCCGCGGCCCTTGGCAATGTCGTGAAAGAGCGCGGCCACGTACAGCACCCACGGGCGCTCGAAATTCGCGATCAGCTGGCTGCAGAACGGATACTCGTGCGCGTGCTCGGCCACCGCGAAGCGGCGCAGGTTACGCAATACCATCAGGATGTGCTGGTCGACCGTGTAGACGTGGTACAGGTCGTGCTGCATCTGTCCGACAATACGACGGAAATTCAGCAGATAGCGCCCGAGCACGCTCGTCTGGTTCATCAGCCGCAGCGCATGCGTGACGCCTTGCGGCTGCTTCAGGATCTCCATGAAGAGGCGCCGGTTTTCGGGATCGCGCCGCCAGCGCTGATCCATTGCGTCGCGCGCGTTGTAGAGCGCGCGCAGCGTGCGTGCGGACAACCCCTTCACGCCGGGCGTATCCTCATATAGCAGAAACGCCTCGAGAATGGCGTTCGGCTCGCGTTCGAAGACGTCATCGGCTGCGATTTCGAGCATGCCCTGTTTTTCGACGAAACGGTCCGACAGCACGCGCGTTACGCCGCTCGTAGTCGGGAAAAGTTGCGCCTCGATGTTCTGGACCAGGATCGTCGCGAGTTGCGTGACGGCCTTGGCGGCCCAGTAGTAACGTCGCATCAGCTGTTCGCTGGCGCGTTTCGTGGCGGTCGCCTTGTAGCCGAAGCTTTCCGCCACCGAGTTTTGCAGGTCGAACACCAGAATGTCCTGGCGACGTCCGGCAATCACATGCAGCCGCGCCCGCAGCGCCTTCAGAAAGCCTTCGTTGTGACGCAGTTCGCGTGCTTCACGTTCTGTGATGAGGCCCCGCGCGTCGAGTTCGCGCCAGCTGCTGCCGAATCCGGCCGCCTGGGTAATCCACAAAATCAGTTGCAGGTCGCGCAGGCCACCCGGGCTTTCCTTGACGTTCGGCTCGAGCGCGTAGGGGGTGTCCTGAAATTTGGCGTGGCGCTGCCGCATTTCCAGCATTTTCGCCTGGAAAAAGGCGCGGGGATCGAGTGCGTCGCGGTAGCGCCGGGAGAAGTCTTCGAAGAGTGTCGCGCTGCCCGTAATCTGCCGCGCTTCGAGAAGCGAGGTGCGTACCGTGACGTCGTTGCCCGCTTCCTCGATACATTGCGAGACCGATCGCACGCTGCTGCCGAGATCAAGTCCGAGGTCCCACGCGAGGCCAATAAAGCGCTCGATGCGGGCCTCGAGGTGCGCGACCGGTTCGTCGGGCAGCAGGACGAGAATGTCGATATCGGAATGCGGCGCCAGCTCGCCGCGCCCATAGCCACCCACGGCCACCAGCGCGAGCGATGCTGGCAGCTCGCAGGCATCCCAGGCGCCGCGCAGTGCACGATCGGTCAGGCGCGCGAGCGCGCGCATCAGCGAATCGACGTTGGTCGCAGTCCTGAAGCGTTCCAGCAATGAGGTTTTGGCCACCTTGTAGTCCGCCTTGAGCGATGTGGCTTGGGAAAGAGCAACCGCTGGAACACTCATGGGCAAACGGGGCAGTGGACGGAAGGGCCGCTCAGGCGGTGGTGGCAACGAGCGCCGGGCGGGCCGGCGTACCGGTGGAAACGGTCAGGACTTCGTAACCGGTTTCCGTGACGAGCACCGTGTGTTCCCATTGCGCCGACAGGCTGCGATCCTTGGTCTTGACCGTCCACTGGTCGGGCATGGTGCGGATATCGCGGCGGCCGGCGTTGATCATTGGTTCGATGGTGAAGATCATGCCCTTTTGCAGTTCAATGCCGGTGCCCGGGCGGCCGTAATGCAGGACCTGCGGGTCGTCGTGGAAGACGGTGCCAATACCGTGGCCGCAATATTCGCGCACCACGCTGTAACCCTGCGCTTCGGCATACCGCTGGATCGCGTGGCCGATGTCGCCCAGATGGGCGCCTGGGCGAACCTGTTCGATGCCGAGCCACATGCATTCGAAAGTGGTCTGAACAAGGCGTTTTGCGAGGATCGAGCCTTCGCCGACGATGAACATCCGGCTTGTGTCACCGAAATAGCCGTTCTTGATGACGGTGACGTCGATATTGAGCGCATCGCCGTTCTTGAGCGCCTTGTCGCCGGGAATGCCATGGCAGATCACGTCGTTGACGGAAATGCACGTGGCCTTCGGATAGGGCGGGTAGCCTGGCGGCTGATAGTTGAGCGGGGCGGGAATCGTGCCCTGTTCCTTCAGCATGTATTCGTGGCACAGACGGTCGAGCTCGCCGGTTGTGATGCCAGCCTTCACGAAAGGTGTGATGTAGTCGAGCACCTCGCTCGCGAGCCTGCCGGCAATGCGCATCTGGGCGATATCGTCTTCGTTTTTGAGCGTAATAGCCATGAGTCGAGCCTGAAATGCGATTTATGCAAGGATTATCGCACCATATGGGGCCTGCCGCAGGCTTTTGCGAGGGTGTTTGCCGGTCTGGGCGCCTGTTTGCCGGTACTCCGGCAGCGCATTCGAGCAGGGAGAGCTCGCAAGGTGCAACCGGTGGCTGATCGGGGGCGGATGAGTTGAGTCGTCCGATAGTCACGTGCTATAATCTTTGGCTAAGTCGTCCTTGGTTATTTGCATTGTCCAGGGTGACTTTGATGCTCCGCGAAAGTGACATCAAGAAAGCGGCAGCAAGAGTAGCAGATTCGCAAGCCGGCGCACCCAGGGTGTTCGCGGCGTCAGATCTTTGGTCACAGTGGGGTGGCGAAGGCGGCGCGGCGAATACGGCAGCCGGCTTAAGACCCAACCCTAGCGGAGAATTTCATGGCAGTTACCATGCGTCAAATGCTGGAAGCCGGTGTCCACTTTGGTCACCAGACGCGCTTCTGGAACCCGAAGATGGCCCCTTTCATTTTCGGCCATCGCAACAAGATCCACATCATCAACCTCGAAAAGACGCTGCCGATGTACAACGACGCACTGAAGTATGTGCGTCAACTGGCAGCGAACCGCGGCACGATCCTGTTTGTCGGCACGAAGCGCCAATCGCGCGACACGATCGCTGAAGAGGCGCAGCGCGCCGGCATGCCCTACGTCAACGCCCGCTGGCTCGGTGGCATGCTGACCAACTTCAAGACGCTCAAGGTGTCGATCAAGCGCCTGAAGGACATGGAAGCGGCTGTTGAGGCAGGCGAACTCGAGCGCATGAGCAAGAAGGAAGCGCTGTTGTTCGAACGCGAAATCGCCAAGCTGCAAAAGTCGATCGGCGGCGTGAAGGACATGGGCGGCATTCCGGACGCAATCTTCGTGGTCGACGTTGGCTACCACAAGATTGCCGTCACCGAAGCGAACAAGCTCGGCGTGCCGGTCATCGCTGTGGTTGATACGAATCACTCGCCGGAAGGCATCGACTACGTGATCCCGGGTAATGACGACGCCAGCAAGGCAGTCGCCCTGTACACGCAAGGCGTGGCTGATGCGATCCTTGAAGGCCGTGCGAATGCGGTCAACGAAGTGGTGCAGGCTGCACGCGGTGGCGATGGCGACGAGTTCGTCGAGGTCAACTCGGAGGCATAAGGCTGCCCCGTGTCCGGCAAAAAAGGGGGCTTTCTACAGGCCCCCTTTTTTTAAGCCGCGACGCCCGGATGGGCGCGAGCACACGTGTGGAAACAGCGCGATAAAAATTTCGCGCTGACGCGGAAACGAATTATTGCCGCTGGCATCGAAGTGCGGGCGGCGTGTGAAAGACAGACTCAAGGAGCGAATGATGGCGGCAATTACCGCAAGCATGGTTGCAGAACTGCGCGCGAAGACCGACGCGCCAATGATGGAATGCAAGAAGGCGCTGACGGAAGCCGAGGGCGACATGGCCCGTGCCGAGGAACTGCTGCGCGTGAAGCTGGGCAATAAGGCCAG
Protein-coding regions in this window:
- the map gene encoding type I methionyl aminopeptidase codes for the protein MAITLKNEDDIAQMRIAGRLASEVLDYITPFVKAGITTGELDRLCHEYMLKEQGTIPAPLNYQPPGYPPYPKATCISVNDVICHGIPGDKALKNGDALNIDVTVIKNGYFGDTSRMFIVGEGSILAKRLVQTTFECMWLGIEQVRPGAHLGDIGHAIQRYAEAQGYSVVREYCGHGIGTVFHDDPQVLHYGRPGTGIELQKGMIFTIEPMINAGRRDIRTMPDQWTVKTKDRSLSAQWEHTVLVTETGYEVLTVSTGTPARPALVATTA
- the def gene encoding peptide deformylase, with the protein product MIREILKMGDPRLLRIAATVEHFDTPELHELVNDMFETMHDADGAGLAAPQIGVDLQVVIFGFGQNERYPDAPPVPETVLINPVITPVSLDTEEGWEGCLSVPGLRGAVSRLTMIRYHGFDQFGKPIDRVAEGFHARVVQHECDHLIGKLYPMRITDFSKFGFTEVLFPDLDPNIDE
- a CDS encoding [protein-PII] uridylyltransferase is translated as MSVPAVALSQATSLKADYKVAKTSLLERFRTATNVDSLMRALARLTDRALRGAWDACELPASLALVAVGGYGRGELAPHSDIDILVLLPDEPVAHLEARIERFIGLAWDLGLDLGSSVRSVSQCIEEAGNDVTVRTSLLEARQITGSATLFEDFSRRYRDALDPRAFFQAKMLEMRQRHAKFQDTPYALEPNVKESPGGLRDLQLILWITQAAGFGSSWRELDARGLITEREARELRHNEGFLKALRARLHVIAGRRQDILVFDLQNSVAESFGYKATATKRASEQLMRRYYWAAKAVTQLATILVQNIEAQLFPTTSGVTRVLSDRFVEKQGMLEIAADDVFEREPNAILEAFLLYEDTPGVKGLSARTLRALYNARDAMDQRWRRDPENRRLFMEILKQPQGVTHALRLMNQTSVLGRYLLNFRRIVGQMQHDLYHVYTVDQHILMVLRNLRRFAVAEHAHEYPFCSQLIANFERPWVLYVAALFHDIAKGRGGDHSTLGMADARRFCRDHNVGGADGDLVVWLVQHHLTMSQVAQKQDTSDPEVIKRFAELVGSERRLTALYLLTVADIRGTSPKVWNAWKGKLLEDLYRKTLAVLGGARPDAHSELKARKEKAVALLRLETVPENAHCALWDQLDVGYFLRHDAADIAWQTRVLYRHVQTPVPIVRARPSPIGEGLQVLVYVKDQPDLFAAICAYFDRNALSVLDARISTTRHGYALDNFLVAHAEEDVHYRDIANLVEQQLTARLSGEGPLLPEPSKGRLSRLSRTFPVTPRVDLRADERGQYYILSVSANDRPGLLYSIARVLAEHRVGVHAARINTLGERVEDVFLLDGRGLSDNRLQIQVETELLRAIAV
- the rpsB gene encoding 30S ribosomal protein S2 → MAVTMRQMLEAGVHFGHQTRFWNPKMAPFIFGHRNKIHIINLEKTLPMYNDALKYVRQLAANRGTILFVGTKRQSRDTIAEEAQRAGMPYVNARWLGGMLTNFKTLKVSIKRLKDMEAAVEAGELERMSKKEALLFEREIAKLQKSIGGVKDMGGIPDAIFVVDVGYHKIAVTEANKLGVPVIAVVDTNHSPEGIDYVIPGNDDASKAVALYTQGVADAILEGRANAVNEVVQAARGGDGDEFVEVNSEA
- a CDS encoding pseudouridine synthase, encoding MRVKLTAKHPRPATADRAPVRSGSAAARSKSKPVGPKPTSMLGAGARKGAESGGARRGGPAAPAGAAKRSFGTSAPAAGGKRAGAGDRPARAEGSAPRERTLGERTERRSQADRPPRREGAGGAPRRGDSERGERAAGSFAGARDRADRPPRRADSERSSGERAPRRFDSERDRSDRPARAPREDGAKRPYSGARGTDETQRPFSPRPARSADASPHGERPARRERDESRDRSETARPKFGANRGVPGARRDSDRPARSAEGRRQDDDRPSFPKERPSSERGPGGERTFAKPVKSGYADRSGRPARDDRTAGTSARRGSGDRIERSDRGDRSASPRAPRTGDTTGAYARRPADRERPARDDKPARRAPSTATRPERAPQAASHAVEREYDDQPGVLRLSKRMSELGLCSRREADEWIEKGWVLVDGVRIDTLGTKVRPEQHIEIDPAAQAAQAKQVTILLHKPVGYVSGQAEDDYLPAVTLVTPENHWDGDQSNIRFSPAQLRALAPAGRLDIDSTGLLVLTQDGRIAKQLIGEHSDVDKEYLVRVTWGEQTTDIDQRFPAESLALLRHGLSLDDVPLKPATVSWQNGEQLRFVLREGKKRQIRRMCELVGLEVVGLKRVRMGRVLLGALPQGQWRYLDADESF